The genomic DNA AACAAAACTGAATGATTGGCCAATAAATTGGCATTGATGTAGCATCAGTTATTACAGGGATGCTAACTGAAGTCACAAAACGtgatcaagttttttttatcaagtcAGGTAAAAATTGAAGTTTATGGATTAAATCACAAtgctttacattttgtaaagcGCATTCAAGTGCACAGCATATCAGTCTAAAGCTAAGCAGAAATATTTCAGCAAACCAACAGTGCttgattgttattattttagtcACAGTCTTCACAATATCTTTCAACAggtaaatgttaaatgttttgcaCTTGGATGATTAGACTAGTGTGTTCATAGTTTCATTGCATTTACAGCAGATAGCACCAGAGAGCTGCATCACAGTGATCTGCCTCGCTTATGCACAGATCAGTATGTGGCATCgtgtatggaaaaaaaaaaagcaaaaaaaaaccgTACAGAGCATTTCCAGATCGTCTGTTGTGTAAACGCATAATGTGCCCAGATTTCATAAAAGGTCTCTTACCTTGGGATAGGTAGCACAGGCAAAACCAGCAAAACAGCCAAAGTCCCCTGTTTCAATTAAAGTTTATTTCCTGCTGCCTTACCCTCACCTCAGAGTGTATTACTAGGACAGACTGTCACTGCCAGAGAGAGGCTTTATATAGATGAGATGGGGGAGGTACAGTGGCAGTGGGTATGCCTGGCACATAGAAGACTGAGATGGGGTTATTTCCCCGAAGTCTCAACCCCAGTCTCATATGTCCTGCTTGATTTAGGCTTATGTGAATGCACATTTGTACAGCAATAAGGCAGctaaatacattaatttaaaatgcaGCGATTAAAGCTTTAGGCGGGCATGTCATCTGAAACTAAAGAAATACACAGACGAACTTTGTGCACATCTCAGGCCACAAAATCAAATCACTAGACAGCTCTGTTTTACTTTTCTATATGCCCGCAGAAATAATGCTTATTATTTGgtatatttacttttttgttttcatgttggtTTTTTCTTAACAATTTCatgtttcaatttcaattcaaacTTTGAAATAAACTCATAATTGGGCTTAACTCACTGACTGTTAATCCTCTCAAAAAGTCTAATTTGTGTGTGGCACTACATGTGTCCAccaaaaaacatccaaatttGTGGCTGGTGTATTCTGTACGGGCGGTCCAGGCCGCTGTGTAAGTCTGATGTTTGGGCTAAGTTGATGGAAGTGAGAGTGACCTttttaaataacagaaaatgctTCATAGATACCCATGTTGTCTATTCATTAGTCTGTATATTCATGCTTTCAAGTCCATAAATAGAGTACACGTCTGGCCCACTTGTGCCTATATGTCTTTCATTACTATGGAAACTGTATCCCAACTGTTAttagagagaggaggggtgggggtgggttcAGCAAGGGGAATGCCCCAACTAATCCCTCAGAGTCTGGAGTATTATCGCCCCTTTGTCGCAGGAAAGGGTGACTCCCCCTGAGGGTGACTGGGCTGTTCCGTTTGGTTTCAAGGTACAACACGGTGTAGAAACCATGTGGGTTGCGTGTGTGATACCCTAAAGCGGTGTCTAATCAAAGGGCGTTCATGTACATCTGGGCTGTAGATGGACAAATGGACGCTGCTGCACAGCGTTGTAAACAGGGAGCCTGTGACATCACCACATAGGCATAGATGGATGGGGCGTCTGTAGAGAGCGGGCTGGCTACAGAGTTAGCTGTAGACATTTATATTTAGCtggggagaggaagggggggtggACGGTGGACGGTGGGGGGGTCTACCTAGAAAAAGGGGGGGGTTGTTGTTTGTCATAATaactgtcctccatcttccCACTTAGCCAGGGGTTGAGAGGTGTCAGGGGTCATCAGGTGTTTTTAGGGGCGGGGGGGGGTCATGTTTCAAAACCAAATCATTGCAGCTCTGAAACATAGTCACCACTCTCTGCTTTAGAAGTTTCCTTCATGAGATGTACGCAGATGATATACTGCGGAGCATTTGTCACCGGGATACTGGACATTCCTGCGTATGcaactgtgcacacacatgttGCATATGTTTTCGCTCCAGGTGTCGGCTGGCGGTTAAATAAAGCAGCTCAACAGAAGTCAGGGGGcaaagggggagagggggagggagggagggagaaaaagagaatggcagagaggaagaggagggaggggcgGAGGAGCAGGGGAGAGACAGATTTATTCTCACAGCTGAGTGCTGCCCCTCTCTTGGATCTTGGATAGACAGTtgagaggtgaagagagaaCCGCGGGGAAGAGTGAGGGGAAGAAGGGACTAAACCAAGTGCAGGAGGAGCACTGTGGACATGGATGCCCTAGCACTAGAGGCCACCGGCGGCAGTAAAAAACAGGCTAATGGGGCGGCAGCCGCCCCAGTGTTGGCTCCAACCCCTGTCAAACGCAAACCTgctaaaaaagctaaaaaggctgttgttttctttgaggTGGAGATTCTGGATGCCAAGACCAAGGACaagctctgcttcctggacaAGGTGAGAACTTATTTcttgtatttgcatttgtagcagttttttatctttatttaggTTTACGTATAGGCTACATTTCAAACTTCAGTTCTGCATAAAAAGTATTTccaaatactgtgtgtgcacCTTTTATCGgccttgtgttgtgtgtttgtctgtttactAAATGCAACAGGTGTAGTATGTCTGGCCGTATATTACAGTAAAACATCTGCGCATACGGGAGTCAGGCGTTTTCCAGAACATTGTCAAGCTGTAGTCGTCACTGTGGTGTGTAAGTGACGCACACCGGAGCCCCTTTCATACATGCCACACAACACTGTTGAGTTCAGTTATCTGGGTAAGGGAGGGGTTTTTggcgtgcgcacacacacacacacacacacacatacatacaggaGTTAAAAACAATGTCATAAACAGCTGAGTGCAGTGGACCACTACAGCCCCCCCCACCAAATCCAAACTTCATAAAGTTTACAAAGTGGACTTTCCAGTGGGACCCTGCCGCTTCTAGTCTGCAGTTATTGTATCGCAGACATATTAGACACAGTAACACCACTCCACACCACCACAGCCTCCAAactgcaggtgttttttttttttttaacagtttccACGTCCTGAACGTCCCCCCAGGGAAAAAGTCTGATCCAAACGTGTTCCTACATAATGTTCATGATGCTGTATAATCTGTGGTGTTGTATCATCCACGATATATTATTTGTGATATTCATTTCTAAACATATAGTGCACATTTTACTTTATGATAAAACTGCACGTTAGATTTTCCCATTTCAGTGCCTGTTCAGAAGTTTGTTTTCTCTAGTCCTGCTAGCTGCTCTGTTTCAGGTGGTTCAGGTGCAGAGGTGAGTCCCACAATATCCCCCCTCCTAGACTGTCAGCCAGAAGCCAGCTGCTTCAGTGCTAGAAATCTAAAAAGGTTTATACTTTTAAGGAACTCAGTGATGAGAAGAGTCTTTGTGCTGTTGTAGCCAATTTTTGGAGGAAATTTTCCGACCCTGTAAATCAGTGTTGACTTTGCTAACTGCCTGCTGTGTGAACTGATACAAAACTGGCTCATCTTTCTGTGGAAAGTAGCTTGTTTCAGCTTGCTTGATGTGATTATAAAAGATGGTCTGTTCCTTTGGAGCACAGAAGCGTGTTACAAGTTAAGGTGCACATGCAAATGAAGGGATTCGATGAATTTTGatgaaaagactaaataaaGGCTGTTGTGAACATTTTGAGAATATGTGGGGCTCTTTgtgtcagttgtttttttttgtggagaTCCTTCTCACACTGGCAGATTTAATGTTTGTTGCAAAGGATCAACCCCGGCTGGGTACAGATGTGGGACAAAAGCAGCCCACATAAaatcaacagcaacattttgatCAGCAAAGGAATTAGATATTGTTGTCATAGCATTTTACCTTCATTTATACACTGCCGAAATACAGCACAGTCTGTGTAAAAGTTCCTCATAAGAGAACTagagtgatttttttaaaattgtaatgAGAAGCATAAATGTCATGTGGTATTTTAAAGTGACGTGACGGTTTGTACAAATGTGATACAACAACATGGTTTGCCGTACAGTCAGATTTAGCCAGTGTGATTTTGACCAGACTTAAATTGTGTTTACAGTTGGGACTAAAGGGTATTACTGTTGTGTTAGACTCATTTATTTCGCTTGGGCCCTTTAATCCTATTGTTTTATCAGGTGTATTTGCAGTAATTTGTacattgttattgttgtgttaGATGACTTTAATTTGTTAGTGCCAGGCCTGTAAAGTCCGTGCTGGTTGCATTAGGAGGGTTTAGCATATTGTTGGTGTGAGGCCGGTCAGTGTCTAGAGTTGCATTAGCCAAGTTTGCAGTGGTGTTAGTCTGTCAGCCCGAGCCAGACTTATTAAAGGACGCTCCTCTAGCTCACAAAGTATAAGGTGCTATAAGCCTGCTGGATTATACCCCGTAGTCGCGTTTCCATGGTGATAGCATGCAGAATCTTAACACCCTTCGGAGGGGGAAGTTTTTCAGAAATGTCAGACGTGGATCTTAACAGAGACTGGCTTCATGGCTACCAGAGCTAAACGGACAGACTGAGTTAGAAATAAAACTCCTGTCCTGGGTCTGGCTTTATGGATGGACAGACTACGTgatctgaatgaactgaatgaagggggggggggggggggggggggggctgtaggGGTCAGACAGAAGTAGTTTCTCAGTGATGTCATCCTGCTGAAATTGGCTCATGGACGTGAACAGAAGCCAAGTCACAGTTACTGCAGCAGGACCTCATCAGTACTGCATGATCTGTGAGGAACATTAATAGGAAAATGATCACAGGTTGAAACGggatagaaaataaagaaaaatatgtttttcctgACATTAGTGTCCTCCTGTGTCACTGTGCATTTAGGTGTATGTTTCCAGCAGGGAAGTACAGACTCACTGCTGAAATGTTTAGAGAAACCTGTCACTGAGGTCACAAATGTCAAAGGAGTGAGAGAAATATGATACTGATGTCTGAGATGCTGTAATGACGTATCATGCACATGATATTGCAGcgtttgttttcatgctaatcCATTGACAACTTCAGTAACTTGCAGTGGCTTTAAACACTTACGCCTATCACTTAAAAAAATAAGGAAGGAAAGGATGATATTCATGTTTCCCTCAAGCATGTTTCACATCTCTATTTTTTATAACAAATCTACACTTTGCACAATgctaaaatgaattttaaacaGTGAAATCATAGAAACAGGGAGTACTAATCAGATTCAAGATAAAGTATATGTGCAGTAAATGGCCTAAAACATGCGAaaacattgttgttttcttttatattgGTAAGGTCATGAGGAACGGAGCACAGGAACTCCTTGTTGAACCTTTGTCAGGCAGAATGCCTCAATAACTGGACCTAATGAGGGACGCACTGACTCTACTTTTTCTCTCCCAATACCTCAACTCAGGGCATGTGCAAATACAGAGTACTGATCcgacatcagtgtttttttcctcactgcgttgaatattttttatgtaatataGCGTAAAGCCAGAAATGGTTGTGGCACTAAAAAAAACCGCCCTTTTTGCCCCTGTGACTTTAGACTAACGGCTCTCAACGCTCTCAGTCCTCAGGCTAGATCTCTGGGCTCAGATGATCAATATTTCAGATAAATCAGTAAGAGGTAGAGATCCTCCTGATTTTAAGGGTCCCGGGGAGGTTTGTAGTGAGCTGCCTCATTTCAAACAGTTGAAGCCATTTGGAAATGTCACCTGACAAAGCCTCGGTCCAGGGGGTTTCACCGCTCTATTACCCCGCCTGTAACAACTGTGTGCCCACACTCGCCTCCGTGTGctcttcatgtttctgttttgttgtcattgtgtttatatttggGGTAGTTGGGCTACAGCTGGCAGCCTGGCACAAGGTCGTGTACTTTGGCTGccttatatgtgtgtgtgccttggTCTTTTAAACCCTAATACCAGCTGTTAGATAGCTAAATTTACCACTACTCACCATCATGAATGGAAACAGGGTTATTATCTGTTCCTCCACCCATTTATCGCGGTGTTATTTGCAGGTCGAGCCAAATGCCACCATCGGGGAGATCAAGTCTATGTTCCACAAGAGCCGTGAGTACCATCTCTCCACAGGCGACTCGAGCCTCATAAATCTGACTCAAGATCAAGCAAATCATCAAGCTacacacagaaatactcagTTAATGTCCCGTCTTAAGATGACAGAAGTATTTATGTCTGTTTCAGATCCTCAGTGGTACCCAGCCAGACAGTCCATCCGCCTCGACCCCAGTAAGTCAGCAAAACTGTCATCGTCACATATCGGTTCATTTAACGTGAATCAAGTTCTGCTTTTCTCTACAATCAGCGCATAACTTTTCACTAAgtaaatgtgtgcgtgtgtgtctcaGAGGGGAAGTCTCTGAAGGACGAGGATGTCCTGCAGCATCTCCCTGTGGGAACCACGGCAACCTTCTACTTCAGAGACCTGGGAGCCCAGATCAGCTGGGTCACAGTAAGTACAAGACAGAGCCGTCCAAAAGACGGGAACACGCCGTGCCGTCACACGCAGTaacgtgtgagtgtgtggagaaGTTTCCTTGTGACCCTGAGGTTAATTTGCTGCAGTGAAGTGCACTGTCACAGTTAAAGATGAGTTGGAATTGGAGGAGAGATAGAGCAAGCAGAGGGAAGAGGATATATTTATCTTTCCAATACATCAACAAGCCAATATATCAAGAATATGACAATATGACTATGGCTAAACTGAGTCTCCGAGGCTCTTGACTTATCCTGCCCTACTTTCTCTTTTCAGGTCTTTCTGACAGAGTATACCGGTCCTCTGGTCATCTACCTGATGTTCTACTTCAGGGTTCCCTTCATCTACGCACCTAAATATGACTTCACCACCAGTAAACACTGGGTTGTACAGTGAGTGTTTCCCACAAACCTTCTCAAATAGTATGTAGAGCGATTCGTGTCCTCAAGGGGTTTTGTCACGGCAGACAAATGTGTCCTCTTTAAGTTGAACATGCCTCAACTTTAAGGAATATTTTGACGGTGTGTGAAACCCGCTCGCTTAGCTGTCTTGCcgagagttggatgagaagatcgGTATCCACAAAGACTCCTGGACTGGGTGGCTTCCCTGCTCAGTCCTTAGTCCTTTGGGTCAGTCATATCCCTGCTGTTCAACAGAATGAAAGCGTAAAATCCACCCTCACCTTCAACTCATCACTTCCACTTGTCTTTTAGCACAAAATGTCATGTAACTCGGAGGCTGTGGCAAAGGTTTTGTTATAAAAATGCTCTAGAAAAGTTAGTTGAGCACGAAGTTGCCCTGAGAAAAGGTTGCTGCACTagaaatcagaaaaatgaaatcttgttttagaaaatatttgaaatgaggGGATTTGCTTTATTGGTAGGAATGTTGTTTCTAAAAAACTTGAAGGCTGAAAATCTTGTGTAGTGAACAGTTATATGCTGTTTATGAAAATCTTAATCTGCTAAATAACTATAGCTGCCAAATAAATGTAGCGGagtaaaaagaacaatatttccctctgaaaggTGGTGCAGAACAAGTACACAGTTGCATAAAATAAAGGCAGACTGTCCAGCTTGCAGTCGTTACgctacgctaagctaagctaagctaattggctgctgctgctggctactgcatcatctctaccacacagacacaagactctcaaactctcagcaagaaagccaATTAGtatttcccccccaaaaaatgtcaaattattctATCTTCCAAGTGTGCTCTTTCCACATCAGTGTGGAAATAATCCTTAAACTCCCACCGGGACACAGCTGTAGGATGAGATTGTAAAGCTGCCAGTGCTTTGTTCTCATCGGGAGGATGCCATGTGCCtgcatcctcttttttttttattaacgaAGAGCTAACACAAGCGTCTGTGCCTTTTCCAGCCTGGCCTGTATGTGTCACTCTTTCCACTACGTGAAGAGACTACTGGAGACGCTGTTTGTCCACCGCTTCTCTCATGGAACAATGCCGTTACGCAACATCTTTAAGGTGAGATACGCCCCCACCCCAGACTCAGTCGTTTCTTGGCTTACATTTAATATGAGAAAAGTTTGGGGTGTACGTTATGTGGAGTAAAATGAGAATAATTAACACTGACAATGTTACTGCTGCGCTATCGGTTTCAGAACTGTACCTACTACTGGGGCTTTGCAGCATGGATGGCTTATTACATCAACCACCCCCTGTATACACCACCCAGTGAGTGTGCATCATTGCACCTGCACACCCATCAGCACTCACATACACCAATATGAACTCCTGCTCAGCTTTACTCATGTCTACTGTGTCTTGTTGCAGTCTACGGGGAGCAGCAAATCAGACTGGCCCTCATCATATTCTTGGTAAGAATCTTTCTGTCCTCAACACTTTGTCCAGTAATTTATCCTGCATGAATTTTGATTTGACTGATTTAAACATGATATTTACATCATTTTCTTGTCCATtagttttcatctttttgtcaTCCTCAGaatcaatatttaatcaatTGTGTGACTGTTTTCTTCCTTAGTTCTGTCAGATCGGCAACTTTTCCATCCACATTGCTCTTCGGAACCTCCGTCcaccaggtacacacacctgtaacacccacacacacacaactctgtgCAGGTCAGGCCACAGTAACGAATGTTGAGCTCATTACCAGGCACCATGTTTTTCCCTTCAAAAATTGACGCGTTTTTTGCCATGTAAATAACTTAGTTTGAAACATTTCCAAGGTGATGGCTCATGCAAATCAGTTTGTATCCAAGTATTATTTTGATCATCTTAAGTATTTCTCTATAACATCAAATATTCACGACAAAGTTAGTTTAGATCCTGAAATAAATGCTGCTAAATTCTGATTGGTGACCCCACATGAAACCAAGAGGATGAGCACAGACGAAACACAGATTCCTTTTCTTTTGCCATCTTCATCCAGGTTCTAAGACCAGGAAGATTCCCTATCCCACCAAGAACCCCTTCACCTGGATCTTCCTGCTGGTCTCCTGCCCCAACTACACCTATGAGGTAACATGTTTCATGTATCCAGTAATGGCTGATGAGCGCTTTAACCTcaccttctctgctgctgccctcttgtggcttactgtgtgtgtaacgtccctcctcttcctcctgcagctggGCTCCTGGCTCGGCTTCACACTGATGACCCAGTGCCTGCCTGTGGCCTTCTTCACCTTGGTGGGTTTCATCCAGATGACAGTGTGGGCCAAGGGGAAGCACCGCAGCTACCTGAAGGAGTTCCGCGACTACCCTCCTCTCCGCTCCCCCATCCTGCCCTTCATCCTGTAGAGGACTGTTCGACCGCTCCAGCGCCCCATCCAGCTCAAAACCTCACCTTTCCACCTCCAGTCCTTACTGAGAGCTACCCCCCCTCTTTACATCCTCCAAAATCCACACTGGAACGTAgtagactgactgactgaaggagTCTAacccttcctttcctccctcccttcctgtcAGCAATCCCCGTCATGCtgagtgaaaatgtaaaacgcTTCACTTgctctatttttctttttttaattgccCACAAACCCATTGTGATTGCTTAATTGACTTGTGTGCATTTGAGCTCCCAGAGCAGTCTTTGCTTTCAAACTACCCAGTGTACACTAAacaatgtactgtacatgaacGCCGTTAAGATGTCTAACCACTCTGTCGTCCGATCCTGTTTTGGGGCTGAATCCGCATCTGATGATATCCATCTAAGTTCTCCTCGGTTTTGATATCCTGTAATCTAAATTTGAAACCATGACAGCATTTAGTTTTGTCAATGTCTGaagtaatttattaaaaaaaaaaggttaataaAAGTGTTGTTGCCTTGCTCGATTATGTTTTAACAGGTGTCACTCTGTAATTGTACCAAAGACTTTGGCCACCATCTCTCCTGTCTGGGAATACTGGAGCTTTGTGCAAGGACGTCTTGCAGTGGGTTTACAGTGATTAAGTGAAATTGATCATATTAGTGCAGTGCCACCAAATTTCACATCGCAAATCGCAATAGGTCATCTAAATTTGGTTGCAGCTGCACAATATGATCAAAATGAGAGTTTGTCAGACCACATCTGTAAGAACGCTGCAGCCAAATTCAAGAAACATGTAGAAAACAACCACAacttttagtatttagtatgtggggggggggtggcaaCAAGGGAGGAAATTTAGAACAGGAGTGCGGATAAAAATCTTCAGACATACGAAATGGTGGATAATCTTTTCTGGGGGAAATACATGTAGGTAGAGTTGTCCTGAACCAAGAAATGATGATTTTAGccaaaaaaaagtgctttgtaAATGACCTTAGATTAGTAGTTAGTTATCTCTATGTTTTGATGTGAATGAGACTGAGGTTTGTTGAGCTTAAACAATATTGTTTATTGTGAAGGGCGgcacatatatatacagagaggaagaagtacCAGAGGATGTACTGATCATGCAGCTTCGGCCTGAGCTTCgattctcttcttcctcagctggagcctcctctctctctcgtaCTCCTTCATACGCATCACATAGCTGGAGACGGAAAAACACGGAGTGCTTAGTTTGTGACGAGGTGGATGTAAATAATCACATATTGGCAAGATTTAACTTTAATAATTCAGGGACCTTGAATATACTTCATATGCTTATCACATAAGAGATGGCCTCACGTTGTGTTGGTTTGCTGAAACCATGGCCGTCTATGTAGGACTACAGTAGAATAACTGGAGCCAACTTTTGAAGTGTCCCAGTTTTTACTCTGCTGTAAACACTTACTCCTGGTGTTCGCAGTAGTCCCAGTCGTGTCTCTCATGCTTGCACGCCAGGAAGTTGGGCCAGTTGTCCCTCTTGCACTTCATGAGTTTCAGGAGGTAATGGGCACAGTAGTCCCTCTGCTCTATAGGCAGCATGGCCATGTTCATCTGCTCCTGGCTTGCTACCATCTCTGGCAAAGGGAAACACATTTGCAGGGTCATCTTTTAATGTGCAAACACCTGACATTACTACATGAATGGTTGTGGGAGATTCAGGGAGAGGCTCAATACACAGTCTGTCATGTAAGTCTTGAGCACAGTAGACGCTCTGTGAATTCCTCATAACATATCACCGACTTCTTGCGGTCTTTTTGTTTGAGACATTACATTTATCTCAAGCAGAAGTAATCAATCAGATCATGTGTAAATCCCAGCATAACAGTTTAGGGAGCACACTTGAGATTTGTCAATACACAATGTCTTTTTGCTGTTCAGACTTTAAACTTGACACAATTTGCCAAATAAAAATTAGCTCTCGCCTAAACATACATGAGAAGTGTGATTTTAAGGTGACCTTGCACATTTGCATGCATCTGTATCTGCGCAAGGCACCAACATAGAACTGAAATAAACTTTACAGGTCAATAAGATGTGAACAAACAGACACCGTTGGTATTGCTGGGCAGTATATGAACTTATAGTATTGCCTATTTTGGATAAACATCacaagatttttctttttgctgtgttGGGAAATTTGTTCATAAACCCAGAACCACACAACCCTTCTTTCTAGGTCAAACTTCTCAAAATATTGGAAATGATTCACAATGCCGACTGAGAAGGCAGTTCAATGTTATGTTATATACATTTCTCTCCTGACTCGTATAATGAATATGTTATTGTGTGGATATTTTCTATATCTTCACCCCGGCAGAGTCTTAGGGCTGCACAGGAAAGGAAGGTACCTATGACACACCTGAAAACCAGCATAAACTATAAAGTTACTTAACAATTTCAATGTTATATTACAGCAATTTTAGATGTGTAGGCTAAACGTAGATGCACACGTCTGATTATGCACATAACACACTGGCAcataactagctagctagctagctcggCTAACGTCTGACGAGCTGTGCTCGCTGTTAGCTCGGCTGACAGGAGAGTCACTTTGTATCCAGGTTATTATAAAC from Pempheris klunzingeri isolate RE-2024b chromosome 3, fPemKlu1.hap1, whole genome shotgun sequence includes the following:
- the ndufb7 gene encoding NADH dehydrogenase [ubiquinone] 1 beta subcomplex subunit 7, with product MGAHLVRRYVTETETEPDPARKYEFDPQFGFPERKEREMVASQEQMNMAMLPIEQRDYCAHYLLKLMKCKRDNWPNFLACKHERHDWDYCEHQDYVMRMKEYERERRLQLRKKRIEAQAEAA
- the tecrb gene encoding trans-2,3-enoyl-CoA reductase b isoform X1, with the translated sequence MDALALEATGGSKKQANGAAAAPVLAPTPVKRKPAKKAKKAVVFFEVEILDAKTKDKLCFLDKVEPNATIGEIKSMFHKSHPQWYPARQSIRLDPKGKSLKDEDVLQHLPVGTTATFYFRDLGAQISWVTVFLTEYTGPLVIYLMFYFRVPFIYAPKYDFTTSKHWVVHLACMCHSFHYVKRLLETLFVHRFSHGTMPLRNIFKNCTYYWGFAAWMAYYINHPLYTPPIYGEQQIRLALIIFLFCQIGNFSIHIALRNLRPPGSKTRKIPYPTKNPFTWIFLLVSCPNYTYELGSWLGFTLMTQCLPVAFFTLVGFIQMTVWAKGKHRSYLKEFRDYPPLRSPILPFIL
- the tecrb gene encoding trans-2,3-enoyl-CoA reductase b isoform X2, with translation MKHYEVEILDAKTKDKLCFLDKVEPNATIGEIKSMFHKSHPQWYPARQSIRLDPKGKSLKDEDVLQHLPVGTTATFYFRDLGAQISWVTVFLTEYTGPLVIYLMFYFRVPFIYAPKYDFTTSKHWVVHLACMCHSFHYVKRLLETLFVHRFSHGTMPLRNIFKNCTYYWGFAAWMAYYINHPLYTPPIYGEQQIRLALIIFLFCQIGNFSIHIALRNLRPPGSKTRKIPYPTKNPFTWIFLLVSCPNYTYELGSWLGFTLMTQCLPVAFFTLVGFIQMTVWAKGKHRSYLKEFRDYPPLRSPILPFIL